The Pseudofrankia inefficax genome window below encodes:
- a CDS encoding peptidoglycan-binding protein: protein MTTPVREGRGGWPSDGRGGTISADGTGFGPYYGVGAGQRAPDGSAADDIAAVKGGVKAIQRALNWHQATSKPIPTDGVFSQTTRSALIAFQQQKQPTINRDMYIPANERSPLGLVHKETSYALFMPIADRYALKYTVPRGLLRGITTIESNWDPGAIGYYTNSDFGLCQWNTTLPDITKDNALDPFWALDSTAHMMRTRIDATDWGKNWIYVIAAHNVPTWALQWAQGKLVPGSADDQPKLDRMTGYVTNVLARTW from the coding sequence GTGACCACACCCGTGCGGGAAGGGCGGGGCGGCTGGCCCTCGGACGGTCGCGGCGGCACGATCAGCGCAGACGGCACCGGATTCGGCCCTTACTACGGCGTTGGCGCGGGGCAGCGGGCTCCGGACGGCAGTGCGGCCGATGACATCGCGGCGGTGAAGGGCGGCGTCAAGGCGATCCAACGGGCGTTGAACTGGCACCAGGCCACGAGCAAGCCCATCCCGACCGACGGCGTCTTCTCCCAGACGACCCGCAGCGCGCTGATCGCCTTCCAGCAGCAGAAACAGCCCACCATCAACCGGGACATGTACATCCCGGCGAACGAGCGCAGCCCGCTCGGGCTGGTGCACAAGGAGACGTCCTACGCGCTGTTCATGCCGATCGCCGACCGTTACGCTCTCAAGTACACCGTTCCACGTGGCCTCCTGCGCGGCATCACGACGATCGAGAGCAACTGGGACCCGGGCGCGATCGGGTACTACACGAACTCCGACTTCGGGCTATGCCAGTGGAACACCACGTTGCCCGACATCACCAAGGACAACGCCCTCGACCCCTTCTGGGCGCTCGACTCGACCGCGCACATGATGCGCACTCGGATCGACGCGACCGACTGGGGCAAGAACTGGATCTACGTGATCGCCGCGCACAACGTGCCGACGTGGGCGCTGCAGTGGGCACAGGGCAAGCTCGTCCCCGGCAGCGCCGACGACCAGCCCAAGCTCGACCGTATGACCGGCTACGTCACCAACGTGCTAGCCCGCACCTGGTAG
- a CDS encoding ABC transporter substrate-binding protein: protein MTGAFLVTALVATACGGSSDNGAGGGNKSTTLVVNDFSTFGYKDAGLYAAFEASHPGVKIVENISEYNTHHNNLVKHLAAGSGAGDVEAVDEGFMAQFKATPDLFANLNDYGLASRKADYGSYKWTMGESTDGKSLFGLGTDVGGLAMCYNTQLFQKAGLPTDPAAVAALWPTWDAYFQTGQKFKAANTGATWFDTGTNVYNAQVFQLKESYYKPGTDDVEVGTNPGVKAAFDSTAAAIQGGLSGGLVSFSDDWTKAIANGAFATLTCPAWMMANIQQAKPGEGIWNVAAVPGKGGNWGGSWLTVPAQSKNKKLAAELVDFLTEPENQVKVFKSVGNVPSTVGGVNDPTVQSFTNPYFLNAPTGKIFGESALSLTPQYQGPKHGAIRAAIEAQIQNMEQKHTDPAAAWTAAVSDAERAAR, encoded by the coding sequence ATGACCGGGGCATTCCTGGTCACGGCGCTGGTGGCGACGGCCTGTGGCGGCAGCAGCGACAACGGAGCAGGAGGCGGCAACAAGAGCACGACGCTCGTCGTCAACGACTTCAGCACGTTCGGCTACAAGGACGCCGGCCTGTACGCGGCGTTCGAGGCCAGCCATCCGGGCGTCAAGATCGTCGAAAACATCAGCGAGTACAACACCCACCACAACAACCTGGTCAAGCACCTCGCCGCCGGGTCGGGCGCGGGCGACGTCGAGGCCGTGGACGAGGGCTTCATGGCCCAGTTCAAGGCGACCCCGGACCTGTTCGCGAACCTGAACGACTACGGCCTCGCCAGCCGCAAGGCCGACTACGGCAGCTACAAGTGGACCATGGGCGAGTCGACCGACGGCAAGTCGCTGTTCGGCCTCGGCACCGATGTCGGCGGCCTGGCCATGTGCTACAACACCCAGCTCTTCCAGAAGGCCGGCCTGCCCACCGACCCGGCCGCGGTCGCCGCGCTGTGGCCGACCTGGGACGCATACTTCCAGACCGGCCAGAAGTTCAAGGCCGCCAACACCGGCGCGACCTGGTTCGACACCGGGACCAACGTCTACAACGCCCAGGTCTTCCAGCTCAAGGAGAGCTACTACAAGCCGGGAACCGACGACGTCGAGGTCGGCACCAACCCGGGCGTGAAGGCCGCGTTCGACTCGACCGCGGCGGCGATCCAGGGCGGCCTGTCCGGCGGCCTGGTCTCCTTCTCGGACGACTGGACCAAGGCGATCGCGAACGGCGCGTTCGCCACCCTGACCTGCCCCGCCTGGATGATGGCGAACATCCAGCAGGCCAAGCCCGGCGAGGGCATCTGGAACGTCGCAGCGGTCCCGGGCAAGGGCGGTAACTGGGGCGGCTCGTGGCTGACGGTCCCGGCGCAGAGCAAGAACAAGAAGCTCGCCGCCGAGCTGGTCGACTTCCTGACCGAGCCGGAGAACCAGGTCAAGGTCTTCAAGTCGGTCGGCAACGTGCCGTCGACCGTCGGGGGCGTCAACGACCCGACCGTTCAGAGCTTCACCAACCCGTACTTCCTCAACGCGCCGACCGGCAAGATCTTCGGCGAGTCCGCGCTCTCCCTGACCCCGCAGTACCAGGGACCCAAGCACGGCGCCATCCGGGCGGCGATCGAGGCGCAGATCCAGAACATGGAGCAGAAGCACACCGATCCGGCGGCCGCCTGGACAGCCGCCGTCTCGGACGCCGAACGGGCCGCACGCTGA
- a CDS encoding ABC transporter ATP-binding protein, whose product MSTIELRDVSLTYGVGPVLDNISLSVEDGEFLVLVGPSGSGKTTALRIVAGLLSPTSGQVFVGGEDVTRVPPAERDLAMVFQSYALYPHMTVRNNMAFGLRLAGVSRKERDERVERAAKILGLTELLDRRPKALSGGQRQRVAMGRAIVREPRAFLMDEPLSNLDAKLRTQVRAQIGRIQRNLGITTLYVTHDQIEAMTMADRIAVLHEGRLQQLGTPDELFSQPANVFVAAFIGSPATNLIPGTLTTADGQTALRVGGQTLVLPAELAAAVTAASTPEVLVGVRPHDVETRPPDAAALTLEVDVDLVERLGTETLVHGEMVTGSVSGAAAQAAHALTAADDGLPTDPDRHRFTAALDARTEVSAGSRLPFYVAAARLHLFDAETGVTLRADRKSLAAV is encoded by the coding sequence ATGTCCACGATCGAGCTTCGCGATGTCTCGCTGACCTACGGCGTCGGCCCGGTCCTCGACAACATCAGCCTGTCCGTCGAGGACGGCGAGTTTCTGGTGCTCGTCGGGCCTTCCGGCAGCGGCAAGACCACCGCGCTGCGGATCGTCGCCGGCCTGCTGAGCCCGACCTCCGGCCAGGTTTTCGTCGGCGGCGAGGACGTCACCAGGGTGCCGCCGGCGGAGCGTGACCTGGCGATGGTCTTCCAGAGCTACGCGCTGTACCCGCACATGACCGTGCGCAACAACATGGCGTTCGGGCTACGGCTGGCCGGCGTCTCCCGCAAGGAGCGTGACGAGCGGGTCGAGCGCGCCGCGAAGATTCTCGGCCTCACCGAGCTGCTCGACCGCCGGCCGAAGGCGCTGTCCGGCGGGCAGCGTCAGCGCGTCGCGATGGGGCGGGCGATCGTGCGGGAACCCCGGGCCTTCCTGATGGACGAACCCCTGTCGAACCTGGACGCCAAGCTGCGCACCCAGGTCCGCGCGCAGATCGGCCGTATCCAACGCAACCTCGGGATTACGACGCTCTACGTCACCCACGACCAGATCGAGGCCATGACGATGGCCGATCGGATCGCGGTGCTGCACGAGGGCCGGCTCCAGCAGCTCGGCACACCCGACGAGCTGTTCTCCCAGCCGGCGAACGTCTTCGTCGCCGCGTTCATCGGCAGCCCGGCCACCAACCTGATCCCCGGCACGCTGACCACGGCGGACGGGCAGACGGCGCTGCGGGTCGGCGGCCAGACGCTGGTGCTGCCGGCCGAGCTCGCGGCCGCGGTCACCGCCGCCAGTACGCCGGAGGTGCTGGTCGGCGTCCGGCCCCACGACGTGGAGACCCGGCCACCGGACGCCGCGGCGCTCACCCTGGAGGTCGACGTCGACCTGGTCGAACGGCTCGGGACCGAGACGCTCGTGCATGGGGAGATGGTCACCGGCTCGGTGAGCGGGGCCGCCGCCCAGGCCGCGCACGCGCTGACCGCGGCGGATGACGGACTGCCCACGGACCCGGACCGGCACCGGTTCACGGCGGCGCTCGACGCACGAACCGAGGTCAGCGCCGGCAGTCGGCTGCCGTTCTACGTCGCCGCCGCCCGCCTGCACCTTTTCGACGCCGAAACCGGCGTGACGCTGCGGGCTGACCGCAAATCCCTGGCGGCGGTCTGA
- a CDS encoding MFS transporter produces MTATGDTGYNLARGTWRIPRSRGAMAGLLLMVLGAWGALIPFIGPAFHFGFGGSQTWSWTAARFWLEVLPGIACFVGGLMLTFSANRGATMLGAWLAMAAGAWFIIGPTVAGPLHLGDLGIPMGGTARVTWTWLLFFYGLGAVILSVASIAHGRLSVRSLRDVEHATMHARSKQLARHGGGLFGGVGHGRGRGDREREPARHNSGRDDRMDRAERDSRDRDLQDRDSRDHAPYPTDTAHADRAGGPTALPVDSRSRRDVQASEQGVRDESAARRGETTTTVYPSETESVRSSTTETQRGRHEAGHEGFSEKIGHFENAIGRTLAKHGIGGNKQDRR; encoded by the coding sequence ATGACCGCGACCGGAGATACCGGATACAACCTAGCCAGAGGGACCTGGCGGATACCTCGCAGCCGCGGCGCGATGGCCGGCCTGCTGTTGATGGTGCTGGGCGCCTGGGGTGCGCTCATCCCGTTCATCGGACCCGCGTTCCACTTCGGGTTCGGCGGTAGCCAGACGTGGTCGTGGACGGCCGCCCGGTTCTGGCTCGAGGTACTGCCTGGCATCGCCTGCTTCGTCGGTGGGCTCATGCTGACGTTCAGTGCCAACCGTGGCGCGACGATGCTCGGCGCATGGCTGGCCATGGCGGCGGGGGCCTGGTTCATCATCGGCCCGACCGTGGCCGGGCCGCTGCACCTGGGAGACCTGGGTATCCCGATGGGTGGGACCGCCCGGGTCACCTGGACCTGGCTGCTGTTCTTCTACGGGCTCGGGGCGGTGATCCTCTCCGTAGCCTCGATAGCGCACGGCCGGCTCAGTGTGCGAAGCCTGCGGGACGTCGAGCACGCCACGATGCATGCGCGCAGCAAGCAGCTGGCGCGCCACGGCGGTGGGCTGTTCGGCGGCGTCGGACATGGCCGCGGTCGTGGCGACCGGGAACGGGAGCCGGCGCGGCACAACTCCGGCCGGGATGACCGCATGGACCGCGCCGAGCGCGACTCCCGGGACCGCGACCTCCAGGACCGCGACTCCCGGGACCATGCGCCATACCCGACCGATACCGCCCACGCGGACCGTGCAGGCGGCCCGACCGCGCTGCCGGTCGACAGCCGGAGCCGGCGGGACGTCCAGGCGTCGGAGCAGGGCGTTCGGGACGAGAGTGCCGCCCGGCGTGGGGAGACGACGACCACCGTCTACCCGAGCGAGACCGAGAGCGTGCGGTCGAGCACGACGGAGACCCAGCGCGGTCGGCATGAGGCCGGGCATGAGGGGTTCAGCGAGAAGATCGGGCACTTCGAGAACGCGATCGGCCGCACGCTGGCCAAGCACGGCATTGGTGGCAACAAGCAGGACCGCCGGTAG
- a CDS encoding SRPBCC family protein: MGQINVVTQRSLPAPPDRVLDLAADYAGTRAQLWPENITDYQVLAGGKGPGTRISYRLHATKKRIRDVAAEVSAPDAQSLVEADQNSTLRTVWRVRPEGDGSHVTVMTTWTGAGGVGGFFERIFAPIGVRKLWTAVLDNLSARL, translated from the coding sequence ATGGGGCAGATCAACGTAGTGACCCAGCGATCGCTGCCAGCGCCACCCGACCGGGTGCTCGACCTGGCCGCCGACTACGCCGGAACCCGGGCGCAGCTGTGGCCGGAGAACATCACCGACTACCAGGTGCTCGCCGGCGGCAAGGGTCCCGGCACCCGGATCAGCTACCGGCTGCACGCGACGAAGAAGCGCATCCGCGACGTCGCGGCGGAGGTGTCGGCGCCCGACGCCCAGTCCCTCGTCGAGGCCGACCAGAACTCGACGCTGCGGACGGTCTGGCGGGTGCGGCCCGAAGGCGACGGCAGCCACGTCACGGTGATGACGACCTGGACCGGCGCGGGCGGCGTCGGCGGCTTCTTCGAGCGCATCTTCGCCCCGATTGGCGTCCGCAAGCTCTGGACCGCCGTGCTCGACAACCTCAGCGCCCGCCTCTGA
- a CDS encoding DUF3618 domain-containing protein, with protein MGARPEEIRSEIEETRDRITAEIDELTARYSPGRVASRKANGARDAATSMRAKVGSGAAGMKQRLALRSSSHHEHSSTCGHLGEGQTGTGQALDVGVSQAAAERRGEAQRRERGGRLRRHRQHEDQPPAPYPADVRRVDSSYDPASGPGSADFRPPRRQAEAGVPSHDPSTYRADDHVTYARVRKHLSSFPRGHHGHGHRQADEQRSDEQRTDQQRSSVAAGGSQQAGGPRPGDRSGRGRKRDLGLAGASIVIGALGARTVRHPGRREKDLLEAANRKRPYASSGPADSEADGGSRAGAMSGLTSAAARAALKRKPASKKATAAKKEHSETAS; from the coding sequence GTGGGCGCACGGCCTGAGGAAATAAGGTCAGAAATCGAGGAGACCCGCGACCGGATCACTGCCGAGATCGACGAGCTGACCGCGCGGTACAGCCCGGGCCGGGTCGCCAGTCGAAAGGCGAATGGTGCGCGGGACGCGGCGACCTCGATGCGGGCGAAGGTCGGCTCCGGCGCGGCGGGCATGAAGCAGCGTCTGGCCCTGCGCTCCAGCAGCCATCACGAGCATTCCAGCACCTGCGGCCATCTCGGCGAGGGGCAGACCGGTACCGGCCAAGCACTCGACGTCGGCGTAAGCCAGGCCGCGGCCGAGCGGCGTGGCGAGGCGCAGCGCCGGGAGCGCGGCGGCCGGTTGCGCCGACACCGGCAGCATGAGGACCAGCCGCCCGCCCCCTATCCGGCCGACGTGCGGCGAGTCGACTCCTCGTACGACCCCGCTTCGGGACCCGGCTCGGCCGACTTCCGGCCACCGAGACGCCAGGCCGAGGCCGGGGTCCCGTCGCATGATCCATCCACCTACCGGGCCGACGACCACGTGACGTACGCCCGGGTGCGCAAGCACCTGTCATCGTTCCCCCGCGGACATCACGGCCATGGCCACCGGCAGGCCGACGAGCAGCGATCGGACGAGCAGCGAACTGACCAGCAGCGGTCGAGCGTCGCGGCCGGCGGGTCACAGCAGGCCGGCGGGCCGCGGCCCGGCGACCGAAGCGGACGCGGGCGCAAGCGTGACCTCGGCCTCGCGGGAGCCTCGATCGTGATCGGTGCGCTCGGCGCCCGGACGGTGCGTCACCCGGGCCGCCGCGAGAAGGACCTGCTGGAGGCGGCGAACCGGAAGCGGCCGTACGCGTCGTCCGGTCCGGCCGACAGTGAGGCGGACGGCGGCTCGCGGGCCGGCGCGATGTCCGGGCTGACGTCGGCGGCGGCGCGGGCGGCCCTGAAGAGGAAGCCGGCCTCGAAGAAGGCGACGGCCGCGAAGAAGGAGCATTCCGAGACAGCGTCCTGA
- a CDS encoding site-specific integrase: protein MEIRTERRCGCRDPQTGKQLSRRCPKLKGKKPHGKWSWRIDVPDELVLLVGRTGLRGSGFATKDSAEKDAEDKLAIVRAGQQHVGTLTVSQYLDEWLAGKRRLRPTTRRGYETNIRLHLKPLIGTVPLSGLRKAHIDALIRRLEDSNATRRRKIGPKTIAEIFGTLRAALNDAVDNRLISFNPCNGVELPENDRAEVEPWEAKEIGRFLDEAAGDRLSALFELIALHGLRRGEACGGTWDGLDGETGVLTIRQQITDSGGKIGVWPPKTRSGRRKVDLDVYTLGSLAAHRLAQDAERESLGTAWDNGTLPDQHGRSVKLDGLIFTRTDGRYLHPEYITSHMWHIAKRVGLLCRLTRAAEPGDTVVIVGKRYIAPEGTWTIYRGREPVGKVTVTACARRRGAGAVLTLDRPLSFPLQTGDELGRDLLSRRRLHDLRHSSASIQLAEGVDLTLVSKRLGHSSPSITGTLYAHLLRPAGQAAAEKVAAAVPRNVRRSSDDRNR, encoded by the coding sequence GTGGAAATTCGGACGGAAAGGCGATGCGGCTGCCGGGACCCACAGACGGGCAAGCAGCTGAGCAGGCGCTGCCCGAAGCTGAAGGGGAAGAAGCCGCACGGAAAATGGTCGTGGCGCATCGATGTGCCCGACGAGCTGGTACTGCTGGTCGGCAGGACCGGTCTCCGCGGCTCCGGCTTCGCGACCAAGGACTCGGCCGAGAAGGACGCCGAAGACAAACTGGCGATCGTGCGGGCCGGCCAGCAGCACGTCGGAACGCTCACCGTCAGCCAGTACCTGGACGAATGGCTCGCGGGCAAGCGGCGGCTGCGACCAACCACGCGGCGCGGCTACGAGACCAACATCCGCTTGCACCTCAAGCCGCTGATCGGGACCGTGCCCCTGTCCGGCCTGCGCAAGGCCCACATTGACGCTCTGATCAGGCGGCTCGAGGACAGCAACGCGACTCGGCGCCGGAAGATCGGGCCCAAGACGATCGCGGAGATCTTCGGCACCCTGCGGGCCGCGCTGAACGACGCGGTCGACAACCGGCTGATCTCCTTCAACCCCTGCAACGGCGTCGAGCTACCGGAGAACGACCGGGCCGAGGTTGAGCCGTGGGAAGCCAAGGAGATCGGACGGTTCCTCGACGAGGCCGCGGGTGACCGTTTGTCCGCGCTGTTTGAACTGATCGCCCTGCACGGGCTGCGTCGGGGCGAGGCCTGCGGCGGGACCTGGGACGGCCTGGACGGCGAGACCGGGGTGCTCACCATCCGGCAGCAGATCACCGACTCCGGCGGCAAGATCGGTGTGTGGCCGCCGAAGACGAGGTCCGGCAGGCGAAAAGTCGACCTGGACGTCTACACGCTCGGGTCGTTGGCGGCGCATCGGCTGGCCCAGGACGCGGAGCGGGAGTCGCTCGGAACGGCATGGGACAACGGCACCCTGCCCGATCAGCATGGACGGTCAGTGAAGCTCGACGGGCTGATCTTCACCCGGACGGACGGCCGCTACCTGCACCCCGAGTACATCACCTCGCACATGTGGCACATCGCAAAGCGAGTGGGACTGCTCTGCCGGCTGACGCGCGCCGCCGAACCGGGTGACACCGTCGTGATCGTCGGCAAGCGGTACATCGCGCCAGAAGGAACGTGGACGATCTACCGGGGTCGCGAACCCGTCGGCAAGGTGACCGTCACCGCCTGCGCCCGCCGTCGCGGCGCCGGGGCAGTGCTCACCCTCGACCGCCCGCTGTCGTTCCCCCTGCAGACGGGCGACGAGCTCGGCCGCGATCTGCTGTCCCGCCGACGGCTACACGATCTGCGCCATTCGAGCGCGAGCATCCAGCTCGCCGAAGGGGTCGACCTGACGCTCGTGTCCAAGCGGCTCGGTCATAGCTCTCCGTCTATCACCGGCACCCTGTACGCCCACCTGCTGCGACCGGCCGGGCAGGCCGCGGCCGAGAAGGTGGCCGCCGCGGTGCCGCGCAACGTGAGGCGCTCCTCCGACGATAGAAACCGGTGA
- a CDS encoding phage holin family protein: MTRSQRSTTTGRMPPDGAERTFPDDRLDGTTTAVTDKTSARPASGDVGNAGENRSDVAAMGAAKRRHFAGATNRHGLHDDEPSSVGKRTVATAAHPDGQFDDGLDVYPEGSSRSTRSGHDTFRDDRHEAPGGRDSRGVGSVETFPETSRSVRPSVATGSTGGNWSDEPIITRAGETPASVRAAAAPPAHARSTAPTAASGTMTADRTATAGPGTLDRQGAGGRKGRRGAGALVSEVASDMSMLVRQEIDLAKAEVRQSAVRAGKGAGMFGGAAGAGIFAVLFLLLAAMFGLAEVMALGWAALIVAALLIAAAAVFALMGRANVKKAHAKPEQTVETLKEDMQWAHGLRK, from the coding sequence ATGACGAGGTCGCAACGGTCGACGACGACCGGCAGAATGCCTCCAGACGGCGCGGAGCGCACGTTCCCGGACGATCGTCTCGACGGCACGACGACGGCGGTAACCGACAAGACGTCGGCGCGTCCCGCCTCCGGCGATGTCGGAAATGCCGGGGAGAACCGGTCGGACGTCGCCGCGATGGGCGCCGCGAAACGGCGCCATTTCGCGGGAGCCACGAACCGCCATGGACTTCATGACGACGAGCCGTCGTCCGTCGGCAAGCGGACCGTCGCGACAGCGGCGCACCCGGACGGCCAGTTCGACGACGGCCTGGACGTCTATCCGGAAGGCTCTTCCCGCTCGACGAGGTCCGGGCATGACACCTTCCGGGACGACCGCCACGAGGCACCCGGCGGCCGGGATTCCCGTGGTGTCGGCTCCGTCGAGACCTTCCCGGAAACCTCGCGCTCGGTCCGGCCGTCCGTGGCGACGGGCTCCACCGGTGGCAACTGGTCCGACGAACCGATCATCACGCGGGCCGGTGAGACCCCCGCCAGCGTCCGCGCGGCCGCGGCGCCGCCGGCCCACGCTCGCTCCACCGCGCCGACAGCCGCCTCGGGCACGATGACCGCCGACCGGACGGCCACCGCTGGTCCAGGCACCCTCGACCGGCAGGGGGCTGGCGGCCGGAAGGGCCGCCGAGGCGCCGGGGCGCTGGTGTCCGAGGTCGCGAGTGACATGTCGATGCTGGTGCGCCAGGAGATCGACCTCGCCAAGGCGGAGGTCCGCCAGTCGGCGGTCCGGGCCGGCAAGGGCGCCGGAATGTTCGGTGGCGCCGCCGGTGCGGGCATTTTCGCGGTTCTCTTCCTGCTGCTCGCGGCTATGTTCGGCCTTGCGGAGGTAATGGCGCTCGGTTGGGCCGCACTGATCGTCGCTGCGCTCCTCATCGCGGCGGCCGCGGTCTTCGCGCTTATGGGCCGGGCGAACGTGAAAAAGGCGCATGCCAAGCCGGAACAGACCGTCGAGACGCTGAAGGAGGACATGCAGTGGGCGCACGGCCTGAGGAAATAA
- a CDS encoding carbohydrate ABC transporter permease codes for MTTLVTPASTADAAPPRRRPSAVRSGIRRVTGVTAPYGFVAPFFLLFAVFGLFPMLYTFWVSLHDRSMLSSHSGKMIGLRNYSELMADPYFWHAVRNTFLLMFMCTIPQLVLALVLAHTLNSRIRGRTLFRMGVLLPNVTSIVAVTLVFGQLFSFHYGLFNWALHTVGLPRINWEAGTWSSKIAISSMVIWRWTGYNALIYLAAMQAIPKEQFEAAAIDGAGTWRQLWHVTLPALRPTIAFTGLVSIIGQIQLFTEPLLFETTPGSVTGGTSRQFQTLALFMYEEGFHLYHFGYASAVAWLMFLLTVLLAGGAYLITRGGALVGGARQAGRARRVRRLRADDTPGGTR; via the coding sequence GTGACCACCCTCGTAACCCCGGCGTCCACCGCGGACGCCGCGCCACCCCGGCGCCGCCCGAGCGCGGTCCGCTCCGGAATCCGGCGAGTGACCGGCGTGACGGCCCCGTACGGATTCGTCGCCCCCTTCTTCCTGCTCTTCGCGGTGTTCGGCCTCTTCCCGATGCTCTACACGTTCTGGGTCTCGCTGCACGACCGCAGCATGCTCAGCTCGCACAGCGGAAAGATGATCGGGCTGCGCAACTACAGCGAACTGATGGCCGACCCGTACTTCTGGCACGCGGTCCGCAACACGTTCCTGCTGATGTTCATGTGCACGATTCCCCAGCTGGTGCTCGCGCTGGTCCTGGCGCACACGCTGAACTCCCGGATCCGGGGCCGGACGCTGTTCCGGATGGGTGTCCTGCTGCCGAACGTCACCTCGATCGTCGCGGTCACGCTCGTGTTCGGGCAGCTCTTCAGCTTCCATTACGGCCTTTTCAACTGGGCGCTGCACACGGTCGGCCTGCCGCGGATCAACTGGGAGGCCGGCACCTGGAGCTCGAAGATCGCGATCTCCTCGATGGTGATCTGGCGCTGGACCGGCTACAACGCGCTGATCTACCTGGCGGCGATGCAGGCGATCCCGAAGGAGCAGTTCGAGGCGGCCGCGATCGACGGCGCCGGTACCTGGCGCCAGCTGTGGCACGTCACGCTGCCGGCGCTGCGCCCGACGATCGCCTTCACCGGCCTGGTCTCGATCATCGGCCAGATCCAACTGTTCACCGAGCCGCTGCTGTTCGAGACGACGCCCGGCAGCGTCACCGGCGGCACCAGCCGGCAGTTCCAGACACTGGCGCTCTTCATGTACGAGGAGGGTTTCCACCTCTACCACTTCGGCTACGCCTCGGCGGTCGCGTGGCTGATGTTCCTGCTGACGGTGCTGCTCGCCGGCGGCGCGTACCTGATCACCCGT
- a CDS encoding DUF4407 domain-containing protein, translated as MDSGGERLIDSDAEEDPGYGPEPPDQADYAQAEYADAGHDQADYDYTADCDDTADYEDTPAGYDRGVDTAEPGRTRRRVPRRRPRRSGVGARRTAVNLLIGCTGADHRAVTERDRSRYASAGALMLLTASLAAYAGASVAAFGFGTSTLAALPYGLFYAAFIFFIDRSVLLTIRPLRLAGKGDKERIRPRRLLPTGVIRILIAIVGAILVGESLLLRFFDASIEPRVAELRQQELAGVMSSWDAGQRTTEAGLVAALDDQRAQLASAENLVTAKTGEVDCQLTGGDGCLGGRGPIYQVKLGELRAAAAQIPGLRAARDAAQNRLDSFRVTRDQRRAQYADTEWRSIGNANDLLMREKGFWRLTAADNSVKVWRILISLLILGIDLAPLLFKRNLDRTAYARLERGALWEGETNEEVDAFQLDRNARARRGKAGEVAERMAARYEEYAVAREELRLAASLDEDEGAAALRRDERRLGNDRQAADLRRAYRLPAPLATPPPRGAATDGTGSHTPG; from the coding sequence ATGGACTCCGGCGGCGAGCGGCTGATCGACAGCGACGCCGAGGAAGATCCAGGCTACGGCCCCGAACCACCCGACCAGGCCGACTACGCCCAGGCCGAGTACGCCGACGCCGGTCACGACCAGGCCGACTACGACTACACCGCCGACTGCGACGACACCGCCGATTACGAAGACACCCCCGCCGGGTATGACCGCGGCGTCGACACGGCCGAACCGGGCAGGACCCGGCGCCGGGTGCCACGCCGGCGCCCTCGGCGGTCGGGGGTCGGCGCCCGCCGGACCGCGGTGAACCTGCTGATCGGCTGCACCGGGGCCGACCATCGGGCGGTCACCGAACGGGACCGGTCGAGATACGCCAGCGCGGGCGCGCTGATGCTGTTGACCGCGAGCCTCGCCGCCTACGCGGGGGCGTCGGTCGCGGCGTTCGGCTTCGGCACCTCGACGCTGGCCGCACTGCCGTATGGGTTGTTCTACGCGGCCTTCATCTTCTTCATCGATCGATCGGTGCTGCTGACGATCCGGCCGCTGCGGCTCGCTGGGAAGGGCGACAAGGAGCGCATTCGACCGCGCCGGCTGCTGCCGACCGGCGTCATCCGGATCCTGATCGCGATCGTCGGCGCGATCCTGGTCGGTGAGTCGCTGCTGCTGCGCTTCTTCGACGCCTCGATCGAGCCGCGGGTCGCCGAGCTGCGCCAGCAGGAACTCGCGGGCGTGATGTCGTCCTGGGACGCCGGCCAGCGAACCACCGAGGCGGGGCTGGTCGCCGCCCTCGACGACCAGCGGGCCCAGCTGGCCTCCGCCGAGAACCTGGTGACCGCGAAGACCGGCGAGGTCGACTGCCAGCTGACCGGCGGCGACGGCTGCCTGGGCGGCCGCGGGCCGATCTACCAGGTCAAGCTCGGCGAACTGCGGGCCGCGGCCGCGCAGATCCCGGGCCTGCGCGCCGCGCGTGACGCCGCGCAGAACCGGCTGGACTCGTTCCGGGTTACCAGGGACCAGCGCCGCGCGCAGTACGCCGACACGGAATGGCGCTCGATCGGGAACGCCAACGACCTCCTGATGCGCGAGAAGGGATTCTGGCGGCTCACCGCGGCGGACAACTCCGTCAAGGTGTGGCGAATACTGATCAGCCTGCTGATTCTCGGTATCGATCTGGCGCCGCTGCTGTTCAAGCGCAACCTCGACCGCACCGCGTATGCCCGGCTGGAGCGCGGCGCGCTCTGGGAGGGTGAGACCAACGAGGAGGTCGACGCCTTCCAGCTCGACCGCAATGCGCGGGCCCGGCGAGGCAAGGCCGGTGAGGTCGCCGAGCGCATGGCCGCGCGGTACGAGGAGTACGCCGTCGCCCGCGAGGAGCTGAGGCTGGCCGCCTCGCTGGACGAGGACGAGGGGGCCGCCGCGCTGCGGCGCGACGAGCGCCGGCTCGGCAACGACCGGCAGGCCGCCGACCTGCGCCGGGCCTACCGGCTGCCCGCGCCGCTGGCCACGCCACCGCCCCGCGGTGCGGCCACAGATGGTACTGGCTCGCATACCCCGGGTTAA